The genomic interval atatttctaaaattatttgcttatattaaattattttaaaatttttttatcacatcaatcaaatgatttaaaaaaatttcgcTAATTTCTCATCACTTTCTCTTCAtctatttctattttgtttttcttcctcttatttttttttttctattattcccTCCATCCAAACAATAGAAtttgcatttcttttatatCCGGCCACGGTTTTATTGATTAAGCCTCACCTTCTCAATGCAACACTTACAAAATGGTTGTTTTGTTTATGTTCagacaatttttattaaaattattgctCTATCCATGtttagataatatttatatatacgtTGACTAATTTCATATTctctaaagtaaaaaaaaaaaattgtgtaatgACATAAGTagtaaatattatgtttttaatgagCTTAGGttaacatgataaaataaatcttaaataaatttagagttaactattaatttgattttttatactgaaactttgtttgatattttatatttgtttttatcaattgaatcacaatatttattcaataaatttaatatgatttttttcttcaaactaattttaatgttatttgaaagATAATTACGTATCAAACTAATAAAACACTTAATgaataatttggttttatatttttctttatttaattgacTTTCTATATTTTCTAAGTGGAGGTAATGTATTCTCTTTTCCATCcattaattattagaataaatttaaatgtcatAATTAGGTTTATGTGTTTATCTCTAATAATGCAACacaaaaaaggattttaaatgtGATCTTGAATTTAAAAGAGGTGATATTAATGAAAACATATGGTCATCTGTTAATTATGTTAACTCTAATTTGATGAAAGGGATCACATGATCtcaatttaaacaataataaacttaattgagtctaaaaaatatataagaacaaataattataaatttaaatagaaactaaattaCTAAATAAGCCTTTTATTAAACTAACACGTAATGATTTTCAAATGATATCAAcatcaatttaacaaaaaatattacatggactctatttaacaaatattgaaactcagttgagaaaaaaataaatataaatacaaaatgaatCAATATACATGTTGATTTATTAATGtggaatttatttatatttttgtatatattgtcTTTTTAATTGCATTCAAGTCTTTTTCACTATTCTTGTGGAGATATATCTAGGGCTAAAGGTGTGAGCTTGCAATGACTCAACTTGTTACATGCTCAATAACTCACCCTCTTACAAACGAattgttgaaatacattttaatgATAACTCTTCAGCTTCAGTATTAAAGCTTACAAAATGAacttagaagaagaaacaaaagcaagaaactCAACCTATTATTAAAGACAAATTATTAGGCTCCACCTATTATGTTCTATAGTTCTAACCAATGTCTATGTGATACatttttggataatgatatttagacaacatttttttgataacatttgaacattgattacgtgtcaatctgtgattggtcaaaaattactccataatcaataataataatcataatcaatgttcaaatgttgtcaaaaaaatgttgtctaaatatcattatcctacatttttaagttttttatttagaataaaataatttatgaatatttatgtGTCATAAAGTTTGATGGGGACCAAGAATAAGTGGGATCCACCACCACctaatgatatttttgtttgtatcaAGACATACAACAATGTACAAAATACTAGAGATGTTTTTTGTtgagatatatatataggtgATGTTAAATCTATAACATAAGTTGCATTATTTTCCATGGTTAAACAATCAACACTATATAAATGTTTTTGGCTTTGGATATCCACTTTTGAAACTAATTGCAGACTATGGTTGCTCATACTTAATTGTGAGTAGTACTTAAAACTCCAAAGAAAGGGTTTGTCATTGCAGAATTTAAGACAAAACCAGCTGAATTCAGCAGTGCCATGTCAACCTTTTCTTGAGAAAGATACAAGAAGTCACCAGTTCTCTCAAAACCACATAGCTCAAGAAATTCAACACCTCCATTTAAACTTCCAACTCTATCCTGTTAAAAAGACATGTATGAAAgaatatattacataaaaatgagtttaatttCTATACACAATTGTcaaccaataaaaaataactgAGTATGAccatgaaaataattattataaaaaaaaaaaaatcttagcaAACACATGAGTTTATGATTAGATGATAGTATAAAAAACTTTCTTTGTTAGCAAAGAAACTGGTTTGCAACGATTCGACCAAAATTATATTGATGTCCTCACCTTAATGAGAATGTTGCATTTCTCAAAAGATCATAGTGAttactaaaataagaaaataaaatttccaatGACCAATCAGAATGAGTCCAATGCAGGAGAATGAAGCTACAAAGTTCATGATCACTGAGTGAAGAACTTGGCTTTGTTTCGGATATGTTCTGCATGAATCTTCAAGACTTTATCTAGTATACCCTGAATCTTTAACTTTTCTAGctaaaattgtttgatgaaacACGATGAACCTTACACTCCCAAAAAAGATAtgttttgtttagaaaaaacaTGTCTTGATAATTACCAGGAATAATGGATTATTCAGTCGTATTTTCCTGTACTTTTCCTCCTTGGGATTCTTGGCAACATTTCCAACATAGATTAGTAGTGTTTGAAAGGCTCTTCTGACTCTTGCATCCTCACcctaaacaaaattttagaattgataaaataaagaaagaaaaagtaaaaggtCTTGATATCAAGTATCATCTCTATCAAAAAATTAAGGTGGTCATTCTAATCTATATCAGAAAATTAAGGTGGTCATTCTCATCTATATCAGAAAATTAAGGTAGTAATTCTAGTTTTGGAAATGAAACACAATACTTCCAGTCATTATTTTGAGTGATGTTTTTGAATGTCATGCTAAAGTGCAAGAGTTATAGAATGAACCTCTAATTACATTTTCAGATCAAAGATCAGTGAACTGTTTCATGGGAAAGAAGATATGAGTGTGTCACCTGATGGTTACGCTTCAGATTCCTCAGACATTCTCTTAACTGCTCAGCTTTTGTAGTTGTATAAACTGGATTTAACTTCTGCAGTTTGAATTAAAGTCAAAATTATTGATAACTTTTGCTCCACAACAACGAGGTGAAAAGAGTTGCTCAAAAACAAGGAACTAGGCAATCAttgtataataaaatagatCGTAACCATACCTTTTCCTTTTGTGGTTTAGTAGCAGATGATTTGACAGTTCCTTGGCTTTCTGAAGGCAATCCttgtttaaattttctatttaactGTAAAGTTATACAAATATACAGCCATTTTAGCATTCACAAATGCCAAGATgtatttagaagaaaattagACAACAACACTTTTCTACTGAACATGGTACTTTCTATTTGAGGATGAACCACCCTTTATTAAGGAGTTCCTTTACACCAAAATGTTAAACAATGGAAGTTTATCATATTATGTTGTGTATCATGTAAAATATATTGGAAAAACTACATCCACTTCTTCACATGCTTTGATAAATACTTAACTAAGGAAAACATCAAGCAAATTGAAAGCAGTTCTATCCAACATGCTTATAATTATGACTGAAAAATGTGttcaaatccactaaaaaaCTACATTAAAATACTACTTCTGAGTTGACTGAGTTGCAAACACAACAACTGCAACCCTTGAACTGAAAAGCTGcacattttctttcttgaacAATTTTGAACACGTCAAGTTTTTTGCATCATTACTTACATTTTCTTCTCCCTCGTTTCTCATAAGTCATCACGCAAACTATTCCCTGATTGTGTATTTATAAATTACTGGACCTTGGAAAATTTATGATAGGAAACTAACTAACTGTCACTAATTGTCAAAACAGAAAATTGGacaaattcaaccaatttcCTTGCCGAAATGTTGGAATTCCCTCCTTAATTGTGGTTCACAACAAGTCACAATGAATGGAAAAAGGGAGATGATCATTCCAGGGTCTTGGGATTAATCTTTGATCTTTAGACATGCACATTTATCTTTGAAGAATGTATTTGTGTTTTCTAGAAACTCATTGGAATTGTGGAAACCTCCTTTAAACCATATTGGAGAAATCATAAGAGAGTTAGAGAATTCTCTATATTCCTCTTTGATAGAAAAAAGAGTTTCATAGAGAGATCCTTAGAGATTGAAAGAAACACTTTGTAATCCTAATTTTATAGTGGAGATCTTTTTTACTGGACAAGGTCCCATGGTTTTTCCCAAGAGGGTTTTTCATGTAAAAGCTTTGGGTGTTATCTTCTTCTCTACTCTTTCATTTTTGCGATCACAAAGGAGGGAATAGGTACCACTCTTTCTCAATACGAAAGATAGTCTCTTCAAAAGTTGTTtgataaaacaacaacaaaagtctTATCCCATTAGCTGATGTTCAGTAAAAccctaaacaaaaaaaaaataaattgttgagTTTGAGCTACATATATTTCTGTTATATTCATTATAAACCACTAATCTGCTATGTTTCTGTCATTAAGGAAAATCTATTTCTAAAAACTGGTTGTCAGTTCCTCAAAAGCGTTAAAAACCATTTTCTTAAAATGGATTCCACCTTGTTCCTGTTTCTCTTCTTTGGTTGTACTTATAGttaaaacaagaaatatatatatatatatatatatatatatatatatatatatatatatatatatatatatatatatatatatatatatatatacacactttTACACAAGGACGTCATATTTCAATTGAATGTATTGTCAGAAAATGACAGCAAAAGGGACAAAAGATTCACTTATGCAATAGGGACAAAAGATTCACTTATTTGTCCATCTGTTATTGATTGTGTAGTTTATAGGAATTTATATAATACAATCTCCCTAAAATCAATGCAAATATAAGGTACTACATATCAGCTTGTGTCTATTAACTGATATTATGTATCAATATCTAATACTAGCACAATGGAAAGGAATTTTAGCCTCCACATATTGATATAGTGGCATTCTGGGACTGTAGTAGAGACTATAGATCATTgtgaaaatgaaattgtcaacccctacgtagtttatcaaaatttatcatGGAGATCTTATTAGAGAATTAACTTTATACCTTATCCTGCTCTAGTTTCTGTAGAACTCTCTCTCTagctcttttctcttcttctttttccgcTTTTCTTAGGGATAAATTCCTGATTATAGGATAGGACAATGTAAGTTGGAACAAATGATCTCCTTATGGAAAATGAAATGAAGCAACTAGTGAACATTAATATACCGttgtctttcattttcttcagcAATTCGCTTTGCTTCAAGGAGTCTCTTACCTGCTTGAATCCTCTCCTGCATTCAAAGCTATAAAAAGGTTATAAAATATCTATGCTGGTAGGTTGGATGTCTAACTGCAAGAGGTAAACCAATAAAATCATGCTACCTTTATGATTAGGAAACCAACTTGTTCAGTGGATATAAATTCTTTTAGATACAATTTGCTCacacaattaaaacaaatgaaagaatTAACTATTGCTTTTGGGCCAAATAGAAAGACTTATCTTAATCTACATTAGAACTTGAATTCAATTGGCATAATATACAAAAGTGTAAGGATTGATTGACTTATTATCAGTGGAATTCATCCTCgttgatattttattaggaCAGTTTCGTCACATGAATTGTCAAATTCTTATTGACTATGCTAAAACTAGTGAAGAGAAAGATGTCTCTACTTTTAAGTCAAATAAATGTGTTAGATATATTGccttttatgttaattagggaaacatgTCTCTATCTTAATTATGTCATTTTTACATATTCACTTTTATTTGGGCTTAACCCACACtctctttattataaataaattactttgagTATTTTCTACACAGTGGACATTAATCctattgaatatagtaaaaccTGAATGGGATTAATCtctattatgtaaaaaatacacataggatactatatttataataaataaaatatgggttaagattaaaatacaaataaagaataataacaaagaaactgaagataaaagataaagagtCAATGATTCCAATCACAACATATTGtcatatatgaataaaaaactaGTAGAATGACAAGAACAACTAGAACATCGTGGAAACAACAAGAAGGAAATAATAAGAGAATAGGTGTGAACTAGAAACGGAACAAGATTAGAACATGAATTAAAGAACACAAATTTAATCACCACTTGACTCCTAAACATCAAGTTAAGACTCTTGGAACTTCAATCTCAAAAGAGTTTTAAAATGCTTTGAAGCTTTTATATATcaaaagtgaattaaaaaagaGAGGGAATGTATATAGCCATTCAAGGTTTCCTTGTTTGAagtttacaataataaaaaagaggaaaatttcaaaaattcaaatttgaaaatccTAGATCAAGATCAAATGTCAAGATTAATCCCATGTGTTCCAAACTTGTATCGCATTGGCCTTGCCTCTCCTTGAATGAgacaaaacattattataagTTTTGGGGCATGAATTGGGATCGAATTGTTGTCACATGCTTATTGCTTCTCTCCTTGACCGAAATTGGTAGACTCTTTTGATCTTGATTGAAATGCAAAATAAGGCCAAATTAACCTAGACAACAAAAACTATTTGCACCTAAAAAgtacaagaaaaaattaatcCTAAGAATTACAAGTCCAAGAAATACAAAAGATTTGGTGGGCAAGAGCATCTCGTGTTGTCATGTTTCTAGTTAATCTTCCAGGATTGATGTTTTCTtgctcattttcttcttccttattCATGCACACTCATCATTGTCAGAAGTTTTTGATTTGTTATAAGGTTATGATCCATTCCTCCTCACATTGACAAGATCTATTAGACTAGAAGAATAATTGTGCCAACAAAAGTTCCTTTACTTCCTAAAATGTTATGCAAGAAGGAGAGGGATGTTCACTATTAAGAAACTCTAATGTAGCTAGTTTTCTTGGTAAGCTTAAGGTTAGTTTAAAGCTCACCTATGGGAAACTCCTATTTAAGAATAATGTTTACCATGTGCCTAATATTTGTTACAATTTGATGTT from Vigna radiata var. radiata cultivar VC1973A chromosome 9, Vradiata_ver6, whole genome shotgun sequence carries:
- the LOC106773905 gene encoding UBX domain-containing protein 1, whose translation is MFVPKVNEKLLEDLEVMGFPKARATRALHCSGNTSLEDAINWIVDHENDIDIDEMPLVDVDVEVESTESFPISEEIRIKAQSLREQERKRIEQEEKRLEREREKERIQAGKRLLEAKRIAEENERQRNLSLRKAEKEEEKRARERVLQKLEQDKLNRKFKQGLPSESQGTVKSSATKPQKEKKLNPVYTTTKAEQLRECLRNLKRNHQGEDARVRRAFQTLLIYVGNVAKNPKEEKYRKIRLNNPLFLDRVGSLNGGVEFLELCGFERTGDFLYLSQEKVDMALLNSAGFVLNSAMTNPFFGVLSTTHN